One Desulfovibrio aminophilus DSM 12254 DNA segment encodes these proteins:
- a CDS encoding restriction endonuclease subunit S, with translation MSRIDDLIAKLCPKGVEFKELGELGELVRGNGMPKSDFGDSGVGCIHYGQVYTHYGVWAKETISYISEEKAQKLAKVDPGDLIITNTSENVEDVCKAVAWLGEAPIVTGGHATVLKHDQDPKYLSYYLCTSYFFAEKKKYALGAKVVDVSAKNLAKIKIPVPPLEVQRAIVKVLDAFTELEAELEAELEARRRQYQYYRDALLSFEGGEDVLEMALGDVITALRTGLNPRQNFNLNPNDAKNWYVTVRELDGFNVRISDRTDRVNDIGLDLIQNRSKLQIGDVLFSGTGTIGRTALITETPTNWNVKEGIYVITPNVNYINARFLVYLLHSSNTRNQILAQADGSTVVSIPMAALRKIRIPVPPLSEQARIVAILDTFDALVNDLTSGLPAEIAARRTQYAHYRDRLLTFREAA, from the coding sequence ATGAGCCGCATCGATGACCTCATCGCCAAACTGTGCCCCAAGGGGGTGGAGTTCAAGGAACTGGGCGAGCTTGGTGAACTTGTGCGCGGCAATGGGATGCCGAAATCCGACTTCGGAGATTCCGGGGTCGGATGCATACATTATGGACAGGTTTACACCCATTACGGGGTTTGGGCGAAGGAGACGATTTCTTATATTTCGGAGGAGAAGGCACAGAAGCTGGCCAAAGTTGACCCTGGTGATCTTATCATCACAAATACCAGCGAAAATGTCGAAGACGTGTGCAAGGCGGTCGCATGGCTCGGAGAAGCTCCGATTGTTACAGGTGGCCATGCGACGGTGCTGAAGCACGATCAAGACCCGAAATACCTTTCGTACTATCTGTGCACCTCATATTTCTTCGCAGAGAAAAAAAAATATGCGCTCGGCGCGAAAGTGGTTGACGTCTCGGCGAAAAATCTCGCAAAAATTAAGATTCCCGTCCCCCCTCTTGAGGTGCAGCGCGCGATCGTGAAGGTGCTGGACGCATTCACGGAGCTGGAGGCGGAGCTGGAGGCGGAGCTGGAGGCGCGTCGACGGCAGTACCAGTACTACCGCGACGCGCTCCTCAGCTTTGAGGGTGGCGAAGATGTGTTGGAGATGGCATTGGGTGACGTGATTACAGCGCTTAGAACAGGCCTGAATCCTCGTCAAAACTTCAATCTTAATCCGAACGATGCAAAAAATTGGTATGTTACGGTTAGAGAGTTAGACGGTTTTAATGTGCGCATCAGCGATAGAACTGATCGCGTTAATGATATTGGACTTGATTTGATACAGAATAGATCAAAACTTCAGATTGGTGATGTTTTATTTTCTGGAACAGGAACGATTGGTCGAACAGCGCTCATCACGGAAACTCCAACTAACTGGAACGTTAAAGAAGGTATCTATGTAATTACACCGAACGTTAATTATATAAATGCACGGTTTTTAGTGTATTTATTGCATTCAAGTAATACTCGTAATCAAATTCTTGCCCAAGCTGACGGGTCAACGGTAGTGAGCATCCCAATGGCAGCTTTGCGCAAGATTCGCATCCCAGTCCCGCCCCTGTCCGAGCAGGCCCGCATCGTGGCCATCCTCGATACATTCGACGCCCTGGTGAACGACTTGACCTCCGGTCTGCCCGCCGAGATCGCGGCCCGGCGCACGCAGTACGCGCACTATCGCGACCGTCTGCTCACCTTCAGGGAGGCCGCATGA
- a CDS encoding type I restriction-modification system subunit M encodes MAKTTDAYANGNNGAETERADLHKIIWRIANDLRGSVDGWDFKGYVLGFLFYRFISENLAAYLNEQERAAGASDFDYADLSDADAESGRAETVREKGFYILPSQLFANVRERARQDADLNETLSRVFTDIEASAKGADSEDDFKGLFDDIDVNSSKLGPTVARRNEKLVKLLEAIGDLPLNNGSGAFSGNSIDLFGDAYEYLMQMYASTAGKSGGEFYTPQEVSELLARITVVGKEEVNKVYDPACGSGSLLLKFAKVLGTDKVRQGFFGQEINLTTYNLCRINMFLHDINFEKFDIAHGDTLTDPKHWDDEPFEAIVSNPPYSIKWDGDANPLLINDPRFAPAGVLAPKSKADLAFTMHILSWLAVNGTAAVVEFPGVLYRGGAEAKIRQYLIDNNYVDAVIQLPPDLFFGTTIATCVIVLKKSKFDNATLFIDASKEFTRNGNKNKLTEPHRQKILEAYTGRQDIPHFARLVRNADIAENGYNIAVSSYVEQEDVREAVDIKALNAEIGRIVARQAELRERIDAIVADLEGGVA; translated from the coding sequence GTGGCCAAGACCACTGACGCATACGCCAACGGAAACAACGGCGCGGAGACCGAACGCGCGGACCTGCACAAGATCATCTGGCGCATCGCCAACGACCTGCGCGGCAGCGTGGACGGCTGGGACTTCAAGGGCTATGTGCTGGGCTTTTTGTTCTACCGCTTCATCTCCGAGAACCTCGCCGCCTACCTCAACGAGCAGGAGCGCGCGGCCGGGGCTTCGGACTTCGACTACGCCGACCTGAGCGACGCGGACGCCGAATCCGGCCGCGCCGAGACCGTGAGGGAAAAGGGATTCTACATCCTGCCCTCGCAGCTGTTCGCCAATGTGCGCGAACGCGCCCGGCAGGACGCGGACCTCAACGAGACCTTGAGCCGCGTCTTCACCGACATCGAGGCCTCGGCCAAGGGCGCGGACAGCGAGGACGACTTCAAGGGCCTGTTCGACGACATCGACGTCAATTCCAGCAAGCTCGGCCCCACGGTGGCCAGACGCAACGAGAAGCTGGTCAAGCTGCTCGAGGCCATCGGCGACCTGCCCCTGAACAACGGCTCGGGAGCATTCTCGGGCAACAGCATCGACCTCTTCGGCGACGCCTACGAATATCTGATGCAGATGTACGCCTCCACCGCGGGCAAGTCCGGCGGCGAGTTCTACACCCCGCAGGAGGTCTCCGAGCTCTTGGCCCGCATCACGGTGGTCGGCAAGGAAGAGGTGAACAAGGTCTATGACCCGGCCTGCGGCTCCGGCTCCCTGCTGCTGAAATTCGCCAAGGTGCTGGGGACGGACAAGGTGCGCCAAGGCTTCTTCGGCCAGGAGATCAACCTGACCACCTACAACCTGTGCCGGATCAACATGTTCCTGCACGACATCAACTTCGAGAAGTTCGACATCGCCCACGGCGACACGCTCACCGACCCCAAACACTGGGACGACGAGCCCTTCGAGGCCATCGTCTCCAATCCGCCGTACTCCATCAAATGGGACGGCGACGCCAACCCCCTGCTCATCAACGACCCGCGCTTCGCGCCCGCGGGCGTGCTCGCGCCCAAGAGCAAGGCCGACCTGGCCTTCACCATGCACATCCTTTCCTGGCTGGCGGTGAACGGCACGGCGGCCGTGGTCGAATTCCCCGGCGTGCTCTATCGCGGCGGGGCCGAGGCCAAGATCAGGCAATACCTCATCGACAACAACTACGTGGATGCGGTGATCCAACTGCCGCCCGACCTGTTCTTCGGCACCACCATCGCCACCTGCGTCATCGTGCTCAAGAAGTCCAAGTTCGACAACGCCACCCTGTTCATCGACGCATCCAAGGAATTCACCCGCAACGGCAACAAGAACAAGCTCACCGAGCCGCACCGGCAAAAAATCCTCGAGGCCTACACCGGCCGCCAGGACATCCCCCACTTCGCCCGCCTGGTGCGCAACGCCGACATCGCCGAAAACGGCTACAACATCGCGGTGTCCTCGTACGTGGAGCAGGAGGACGTCCGCGAGGCAGTGGACATCAAGGCGCTCAACGCCGAGATCGGCCGCATCGTGGCCCGGCAGGCCGAACTCCGGGAGCGGATCGACGCCATTGTCGCCGACCTGGAGGGGGGAGTCGCATGA
- a CDS encoding type II toxin-antitoxin system HigB family toxin: MRVIAKKTLRVFWENHPDAEGPLQAWHHELTKATWKDWTEMKRRFPSADAVGGDRYVFNIKGNTYRLVAEIAFAFGIVFVKFIGTHAEYDRITAREVEPK; the protein is encoded by the coding sequence ATGCGTGTGATCGCCAAAAAAACCCTCCGAGTTTTTTGGGAGAACCACCCGGACGCGGAGGGGCCGCTTCAGGCCTGGCATCACGAGCTGACAAAGGCCACGTGGAAAGACTGGACGGAAATGAAGAGGCGCTTTCCATCGGCGGACGCAGTAGGAGGGGATCGCTATGTTTTCAACATCAAGGGGAATACATACCGACTGGTGGCGGAAATCGCCTTCGCCTTCGGCATCGTGTTTGTCAAGTTCATAGGCACACACGCCGAATACGACCGGATTACCGCCAGGGAGGTGGAGCCCAAATGA
- a CDS encoding type I restriction endonuclease subunit R: MSEGPKPLRYEPIALSDESTVVAEFVPEAGRDAAYQSEAELEKAFIQRLRAQAYEHLRIASEAELVDNLRRQLERLNAIAFSDAEWERFFRDRIAGANDGIVEKTARIQEDHVQILKRDDGTTKNISLIDKRDIHNNSLQVINQYEAEGRRANRYDVTILVNGLPLAHVELKRRGVDIREAFNQIDRYQRDSFWAGSGLFEYVQIFVISNGTLTKYYSNTVRDGHLAERRGGRGGQKTSNSFAFTSWWADAANRPITDLDGFIRTFFAKHTLLHILTRYCVFDVDRKLLVMRPYQIVAAERILQRIVTSTNQRRLGCMEAGGYIWHTTGSGKTLTSFKAAQLARNLPAIDKVLFVVDRKDLDYQTMREYERFEKGAANSNTSTKVLQRQLEDPNARIIITTIQKLSRFVAVNRQHPVYDQHVVVIFDECHRSQFGDMHAEITRMFRRYHLFGFTGTPIFADNAGSGGDPLRRTTEQAFGDKLHTYTIVDAIGDKNVLPFRIDYISTIRTQPNITDKKVSAIDTERALLDSERIAQIVGYIREHFDQKTRRATSYRHDGKRLSGFNSLFATASIEAAKRYYAEFAEQQKELPPGRRLKVGLIYSFAANEGEGDTLPEEEFEAAGLDQGSRDFLEAAIQDYNAMFGTSYDTSADRFQNYYKDLSLRLKKRELDVAIVVNMFLTGFDATTLNTLWADKPLRAHGLLQAYSRTNRILNSVKTYGNIVSFRDLEQETNDALALFGNKDARRTVLLKPYAEYHQEYRELVAELAGTFPPDRPIVGEAAQKAFIRLFGAILRLRNILASFDEFVGNELLTARDFQDYQSLYLNLHAEFRNVSEAEKESINDDVVFEIELIKQVEINVDYILMLVEQYLRAKGAGTDKEIRAAIGRAVDSSPSLRSKKDLIEQFVDAVSASAKVDAQWVAFVAAKKAEELERIIADEGLRADETRAFVENAFRDGGIPATGTAITKILPPVSRFNKTNDHATKKRTVLDKLAAFFERFFGLA; this comes from the coding sequence ATGAGCGAGGGCCCCAAGCCGTTGCGCTACGAGCCCATCGCGCTCTCGGACGAGAGCACGGTGGTGGCGGAATTCGTGCCCGAGGCCGGGCGCGACGCGGCCTACCAGTCCGAGGCCGAGTTGGAGAAGGCCTTCATCCAGAGGCTGCGGGCGCAGGCCTACGAGCATCTGCGCATCGCCTCGGAGGCCGAGCTCGTCGACAATCTGCGCCGCCAGTTGGAGCGGCTCAACGCCATCGCCTTTTCCGACGCCGAATGGGAGCGCTTCTTTCGGGACCGCATCGCGGGGGCCAACGACGGCATCGTGGAGAAGACCGCGCGCATCCAGGAGGACCACGTCCAGATCCTCAAGCGCGACGACGGCACGACCAAGAACATCTCCCTCATCGACAAGCGGGACATCCACAACAACAGCCTGCAGGTCATCAACCAGTACGAGGCGGAAGGCAGGCGGGCCAACCGCTACGACGTGACCATCCTGGTCAACGGCCTGCCCCTGGCGCATGTGGAGCTCAAACGCCGGGGCGTGGACATCCGCGAAGCCTTCAACCAGATCGACCGCTACCAGCGGGACAGCTTTTGGGCGGGCTCGGGCCTGTTCGAGTACGTGCAGATCTTCGTCATCAGCAACGGCACGCTGACCAAGTACTACAGCAACACGGTGCGCGACGGGCATCTGGCCGAGCGGCGCGGCGGGCGCGGCGGCCAGAAGACCTCCAACAGCTTCGCCTTCACCAGCTGGTGGGCCGACGCCGCGAACCGGCCGATCACGGACCTGGACGGCTTCATCCGCACCTTCTTCGCCAAGCACACGCTGCTGCACATCCTGACCCGCTACTGCGTGTTCGACGTGGACCGCAAGCTCCTGGTCATGCGGCCGTATCAGATCGTGGCCGCGGAGCGCATCCTGCAGCGCATCGTCACGAGCACCAACCAGCGGCGGCTAGGCTGCATGGAGGCGGGCGGCTACATCTGGCACACCACGGGCTCCGGCAAGACGCTGACCAGCTTCAAGGCCGCGCAGCTGGCGCGGAACCTCCCGGCCATCGACAAGGTGCTGTTCGTGGTGGACCGCAAGGACCTGGACTACCAGACCATGCGCGAATACGAGCGCTTCGAGAAGGGCGCGGCCAACTCCAACACCTCCACCAAGGTGCTGCAAAGGCAGCTGGAAGACCCCAACGCGCGCATCATCATCACCACGATCCAGAAGCTGTCCCGCTTCGTGGCCGTGAACCGGCAGCACCCGGTCTATGACCAGCACGTGGTGGTCATCTTCGACGAGTGTCACCGCAGCCAGTTCGGGGACATGCACGCCGAGATCACCCGCATGTTCCGGCGCTATCACCTGTTCGGCTTCACCGGAACGCCGATCTTCGCCGACAACGCGGGCTCGGGCGGCGATCCGCTGCGGCGCACCACGGAACAGGCCTTCGGCGACAAGCTGCACACCTACACCATCGTGGACGCCATCGGGGACAAGAACGTGCTGCCGTTCCGCATCGACTACATCAGCACGATCAGGACGCAGCCGAACATCACGGACAAGAAGGTGTCGGCCATCGACACCGAGCGGGCCCTGCTCGACTCGGAGCGCATCGCCCAGATCGTGGGCTACATCCGCGAGCACTTCGACCAGAAGACTAGGCGCGCCACCAGCTACCGCCATGACGGCAAGCGCCTGAGCGGGTTCAATTCCCTGTTCGCCACCGCCTCCATCGAGGCCGCCAAGCGCTACTACGCGGAGTTCGCCGAGCAGCAGAAGGAGCTGCCTCCCGGCCGCCGCCTCAAGGTGGGCCTGATCTACAGCTTCGCCGCCAACGAGGGAGAGGGCGACACGCTGCCCGAAGAGGAATTCGAAGCCGCGGGGCTGGACCAGGGCTCACGCGATTTCCTGGAGGCGGCCATCCAGGACTACAACGCCATGTTCGGCACGAGCTACGATACCTCGGCGGACAGGTTCCAGAACTACTACAAGGACCTGTCGCTACGGCTGAAAAAACGGGAGCTGGATGTGGCCATCGTGGTCAACATGTTCCTGACCGGGTTCGACGCCACCACGCTCAACACCCTGTGGGCGGACAAGCCGTTGCGCGCGCACGGCCTGCTCCAGGCCTATTCGCGCACCAACCGCATCCTCAATTCCGTCAAGACCTACGGCAACATCGTCTCCTTCCGCGACCTGGAGCAGGAGACCAACGACGCCCTGGCGCTGTTCGGCAACAAGGACGCCAGGCGGACCGTGCTGCTCAAGCCCTACGCCGAGTATCACCAGGAGTACCGGGAGCTGGTCGCGGAGCTGGCCGGAACCTTCCCGCCGGACCGCCCCATCGTGGGAGAGGCGGCGCAAAAGGCGTTCATCAGGCTCTTCGGCGCCATCCTGCGCCTGCGGAACATCCTCGCGTCCTTCGATGAGTTCGTCGGCAACGAGCTCCTGACCGCGCGCGACTTCCAGGATTACCAGAGCCTGTACCTGAACCTGCACGCCGAGTTCCGCAACGTCTCGGAGGCGGAAAAGGAGTCCATCAACGACGACGTGGTCTTCGAGATCGAGTTGATCAAGCAGGTCGAGATCAACGTGGACTACATCCTCATGCTGGTGGAGCAATACCTGCGGGCCAAGGGGGCCGGAACGGACAAGGAAATCCGCGCGGCCATCGGGCGCGCGGTGGACTCCAGCCCCAGCCTGCGCAGCAAGAAGGATCTCATCGAGCAGTTCGTGGACGCCGTCTCCGCCTCCGCCAAGGTGGACGCCCAGTGGGTCGCCTTCGTCGCGGCCAAGAAGGCCGAGGAACTCGAGCGGATCATCGCCGACGAGGGGCTTCGCGCCGACGAGACCAGGGCGTTCGTGGAGAACGCCTTCCGCGACGGCGGCATTCCGGCCACCGGCACCGCGATCACCAAAATCCTGCCGCCGGTTTCACGGTTCAACAAGACCAACGACCACGCGACCAAGAAGAGAACCGTGCTGGACAAGCTGGCCGCGTTCTTCGAACGGTTCTTCGGACTGGCCTGA